In Nostoc piscinale CENA21, the genomic stretch CTTAGTGTGTATGCTTGACCAACTACCGTAGTTAGGTCTTGATAAATACCACTAACGGCCGTACCATCTAACTCAACAAATTGATTACCCTCATATGGACTTCCAGCGACATTGTCCTGCACTTCAATACCCGCATTGGGATCAGAATCAGGTGTTAAAGTCCATGTACCAGGGATGGGATTTTGAATTTTAAAGGTACCGGTTGGTATGTCAGGCTGTTCAAATCCACCATTTTGAACTATGTTTATCGCCGCCGCTGGTTTGGTAGCAACACTCAAGGGTAAAATACCCAAAATTGCCCCAATACATAAAGACTGAAACTTGTTCATAAGATTCCTGTCGGTTGTTATGAGATTTACGACACTGATATCAAATCACAATCAATTCTATAGTCAATATATAGAACTAATATTTGATTTCTGAAATGTACGCAGGATGCGTTAGCGACAGCGTAACGCATCTACCGCAAAGTTTTCGGTGCGTTACGGCTTACGCCTAACACACCCTACACATACTGAGTAGTAATGATTTTACCGTGATTACATAGCTTTGCCATAGAAGAAGTTAGCCCTGAGCGTAGTTGAAGGGCTAACTTCTTCCTTCAAAGATATAGCAGTCGAAGTATAGGTGAGGACATTTAAAAAACACAAATGCTGGGTATAGTAATACCTTTCCCTCTAGTTGGTGAGCGCAGCCGAACCACTGCCTCCTGCTCTCAATTATTTTAACTTTGCCCCCCGAACTATCAGCCGTAACCACAGCCACCCTAACCCGCTACCAATAAAATAATAGGGAAAATCTACCCAAGTGAAGGTAGTAGCAATTAACATTCTTCCCCACCAAAATGAACGCACCCAGTTTAAAAAAGGTGGATGCCACAACTGCATAAATTCTAATAAACAAGTAATGGCTAATACCCATAAAGGAATTTGCCAAACTGCCTTGCGAGTCGGAATAAATAGAAATGCCAACAAGCACCAAAATATCTCATACAAAATTCCTCCTATTTCTTGGTTAAACCCCTCAATAGAATAGCGATAGTGGCTGTATAAAAGTCCAATAGGCAGAACAATAATCAGAGAAAGAATGGTGCGCCAGCGAATGTTTGTCAGTGATAACATTGAGCATTTCCGAATTAGTTTTAATACGTGGATAAAGGAGGTAAGGGGGACAAGGTAGAAAGATATAGCAGCTGAAGTATAGGTGAGAAAATTTAAAAAGCACAAATGCTAGGCATAGTCAGACTTTTACCTCCTACCTCCTGCCTTCTGCCACATTTATAAATCATTGAGGATTGCGATATTTTGTTTTAGCTAAAAGTGCTGTCCCGTAAGCAGCTTCGGTGTAAACTGAAGCAACAACAGGTACTTTTAAATGTCGTTGACGAATAGCAGTCCAAGTAGAATTTGCTGCACCGCCACCTGCTGTATATACTCGTTGTACTTGATTTGCGCCCAAGCTTTGTAATAGTTCATATCCCCTAGCTTCTATCCGAGCAATACTTTCTAGTAAACCGTGTAAAAATTCTTTTGGTGTTTCTGGGCGCGGTGTGAGTCGTGGTGGTAATTTGGGGTCAATTAATCGGAAAGCGATCGCCTGGTTGCAACAAGGGATAATAATCTAAGTTGCTGACTTTGGCTGGATCAATTTCCCGACTCAAATTTTCTAACTCTGCATTCGTAAAAAATTCCCGCAACACCGCGCCACCTGTATTAGACGCACCGCCAGTCAACCACAAATCACCGAAACGATGACTATAAATTCCATATCTGGCATCTTCTATTCGAGTATGGCTTAATAATTTCAGTACCAAGGTTGAACCCAGCGATGTCACAGCTTCCCCTGGTAATTCTGCCCCACTGGCAATAAAAGCCGCAATACTATCAGTTGTACCCGCGCATACTAAGCAATCACGGCGAAAACCAAATTGCATCGCAATATCTGGGCGAATTTCGGCAATGGGTGTTCCTGGTGCTAAAACTTGCGGTAACTGAATCGGTATTTCTAACTGTTTTAACCATTCTGGATATTGCAAGGCTTCTACGTCATAGCCCAGCTTTAAAGCATTATGGTAATCACTAATACCCAATTGTCCATGCAGCAAAAAAGCTAACCAATCGGCTTGGTGGAGAAAATATCGAGCCTCGGAAAAAAATGGTTGCTGTGACATCCACAGAAGTTTGGCGAGGCTGGAAGTAGCACTTAATACTGTATGGTTTGGTGGTGCAATTTCTTTAAGCTGCTCTAGTACTACTGCACCCCGCGCATCGTTGTAAAGTAAAGGGGCATCTATAGGCTTACCAGCGCCATCACAAAGCAAAACAGTAGAGGAAGTCCCATTAATGGCGATCGCGTTGATTTGTTGCCGCAATGGCTCAGGAATCTCGGCTAATAAACTCCATAACGCATGACTCCAATGTTGTGTCATCTGCTTCTGCCAAGGATAGCGCACCTCTGTTTGCACATTCCCTCGCTCATCAATTACCACCGCCCTTGCACCAGAGGTTCCATAATCAATCCCTAAATACAAATCCATATTTTTATAAATTTTTATAATGAAAGATAACTATAGACTACTGATTCACCAGGGCTATTGTTGCATCTTGTAACAAGATATTCCCCAAAATCGG encodes the following:
- a CDS encoding DUF2809 domain-containing protein produces the protein MLSLTNIRWRTILSLIIVLPIGLLYSHYRYSIEGFNQEIGGILYEIFWCLLAFLFIPTRKAVWQIPLWVLAITCLLEFMQLWHPPFLNWVRSFWWGRMLIATTFTWVDFPYYFIGSGLGWLWLRLIVRGAKLK